In Populus trichocarpa isolate Nisqually-1 chromosome 7, P.trichocarpa_v4.1, whole genome shotgun sequence, the following proteins share a genomic window:
- the LOC7491763 gene encoding ATPase family AAA domain-containing protein At1g05910 isoform X1, with translation MYSKRSGQGDGPGPRPVRTSDRLRRRPKVFSRTYLYYTPGIIRPRKGKTKTRTAASRIAKMLGNRAVRAANANSVPTNLRRSTRKRRLSAHLEDYTDSSGSEDEDLMRPAFRPLRNRIHNSASQDELSSSKRKKNVETKSTPRREGLRPRRSRTIIKKPLTLESGDEQDTSEEKAVQDETENGNDIDDNDADDGQNDDEAEDEGDGEGAGEGEGEGEDEGEEDDDDDDDDEGEEEEEEQDGRRRYDLRNRAEVRRLSMEEGKQRPRSPRRVLHQGMGTKVNRDVRKGGSRVHKRHRLSRAEDSDDSLLVDELDQGPAIPWARGGSRSGPPWLLGGLEMHGTTTWGLNVAASGWGHQGDALASLTSGVQTAGPSSKGGADIQPLQVDETVSFDDIGGLSGYIDALKEMVFFPLLYPDFFASYHITPPRGVLLCGPPGTGKTLIARALACAASKAGQKVSFYMRKGADVLSKWVGEAERQLKLLFEEAQRNQPSIIFFDEIDGLAPVRSSKQEQIHNSIVSTLLALMDGLDSRGQVVLIGATNRVDAIDGALRRPGRFDREFNFPLPGCEARAEILDIHTRKWKHPPSKELKSELAANCVGYCGADLKALCTEAAIRAFREKYPQVYTSDDKFVIDVDSVKVEKYHFVEAMSTITPAAHRGAVVHSRPLSLVVAPCLQSHLQKAMNCLSDIFSPLAVSSEFIKLSMLSYGSAIPLVYRPRLLLCGCEGSGLDHLGPAVLHELEKFPVHSLGLPSLLSDPSAKTPEEALVHIFGEARRATPSILYISHFDLWWDNAHEQLRAVLLTLLEELPSDLPILLLGSSSSPPAEIDGASSVFPDHSVYQVGKPSTGDRSLFFDRLIEAALSVVLEDVAKKSQGSSPLPELPKAQKVASGPKASELKAKIEAEQHALRRMRMCLRDICNRVLYDKRFSAFHYPVTDEDAPNYRSIIQNPMDMATMLQRVDSGQYITCSAFLQDIDLIVTNAKVYNGDDYNGARIVSRSYELRDAVHGMLSQMDPALVTYCDKIAAQGGPVQVPDDLGGSIFPSTPVVQLGTTRTSARLRNVQPDVNLDQSYEALKRQKKNADATHAASTAEDKSRHQDSVQAKLPEEHDADDMNPDRPESSSADDIQHETSGGEASGHIEGSGSQDATMSDAEASSHGEYIKRLLVERTENYDIPQLERLYTRIMKGIFETKDKGYEDGPRYSILRFLVKFAEDAANF, from the exons ATGTATTCAAAACGTTCTGGTCAAGGAGATGGCCCAGGTCCAAGGCCTGTACGGACTAGCGATAGGCTTAGGAGAAGGCCGAAAGTGTTTAGCCGGACGTACTTGTATTATACTCCAGGCATTATTCGGCCCAGGAAAGGCAAAACCAAGACGAGGACTGCAGCTTCTCGGATTGCCAAGATGTTGGGTAACCGGGCAGTGCGGGCTGCAAATGCTAAT TCAGTTCCAACCAATCTTCGACGCTCGACAAGAAAGAGGAGGCTTTCTGCTCATCTTGAAGATTACACAGATAGTTCTGGATCAGAGGATGAAGACTTGATG AGACCTGCATTTCGACCATTGAGGAACCGGATTCATAATAGTGCGAGTCAAGATGAGTTATCATCTTCCAAGCGTAAAAAAAATGTGGAGACAAAATCAACGCCTCGACGCGAAGGACTGCGACCCCGTCGTTCTAGAACAATCATAAAAAAGCCACTGACTCTAGAGTCTGGAGATGAGCAAGATACTTCTGAGGAGAAGGCTGTCCAAGATGAGACTGAAAATGGGAACGatattgatgataatgatgCAGATGATGGTCAGAATGATGACGAGGCTGAGGATGAGGGAGATGGGGAGGGTGCAGGTGAGGGTGAGGGTGAGGGTGAGGATGAAGGAGAAGaggacgacgacgacgacgatgaCGATGAAGgtgaagaggaggaagaagagcaGGATGGAAGGAGGAGATATGATCTCCGAAACCGTGCGGAAGTCCGTAGGCTTTCTATGGAGGAAGGTAAGCAAAGACCACGATCTCCTCGAAGGGTATTGCATCAAGGAATGGGGACGAAGGTCAATAGGGATGTAAGGAAAGGGGGATCAAGGGTTCACAAGCGTCATCGTCTATCAAGAGCAGAGGATTCTGATGATTCCCTTCTTGTGGATGAGTTGGACCAAGGTCCTGCTATTCCTTGGGCTCGAGGTGGGAGCAGATCCGGACCACCTTGGCTCCTTGGAGGACTAGAGATGCATGGGACAACAACTTGGGGATTGAATGTTGCTGCATCTGGTTGGGGCCATCAAGGTGATGCTTTAGCGAGCTTGACATCTGGTGTGCAAACTGCTGGCCCTAGCTCAAAAGGAGGGGCAGATATTCAACCTTTACAGGTCGACGAGACTGTAAGTTTTGATGACATAGGCGGGCTTTCAGGATATATCGATGCTCTGAAGGAGATGGTTTTCTTTCCCTTGTTATATCCAGATTTCTTTGCCAGCTATCATATTACCCCGCCAAGAGGGGTTTTGTTATGTGGTCCTCCTGGTACTGGGAAAACATTAATTGCCAGGGCATTAGCATGTGCTGCTTCAAAAGCTGGCCAGAAGGTTAGTTTTTACATGCGCAAGGGTGCTGATGTGCTCAGCAAATGGGTCGGTGAGGCTGAAAGGCAATTGAAACTTCTTTTTGAGGAGGCACAAAGGAACCAGCCTTCCATTATCTTCTTTGATGAAATAGATGGACTTGCTCCTGTTAGATCTAGCAAACAAGAGCAGATTCACAATTCTATTGTGTCTACTTTGCTCGCCTTGATGGATGGCCTGGATTCTCGCGGACAAGTTGTTTTGATTGGAGCAACCAACAGAGTTGATGCCATCGATGGAGCCTTGCGTCGCCCTGGTCGGTTTGATCGAGAATTTAACTTCCCTTTGCCTGGTTGTGAGGCCCGTGCTGAAATATTAGACATTCACACCCGCAAGTGGAAGCATCCTCCTTCAAAGGAGCTGAAGTCAGAACTTGCAGCTAATTGTGTTGGCTATTGTGGTGCAGATTTAAAGGCACTATGCACTGAAGCTGCCATCCGTGCTTTCCGTGAAAAATACCCTCAAGTTTACACAAGTGATGATAAGTTTGTGATAGATGTTGATTCTGTAAAGGTTGAGAAGTATCATTTTGTCGAAGCCATGTCCACAATTACCCCTGCAGCTCATAGAGGTGCTGTTGTGCACTCCAGGCCATTGTCTTTAGTAGTTGCACCGTGTCTGCAAAGTCATCTCCAGAAAGCCATGAATTGCCTATCCGATATATTTTCACCCCTTGCAGTGTCATCAGAGTTTATTAAGCTTTCTATGCTTTCCTATGGATCTGCAATTCCTCTTGTGTATAGGCCACGGCTTTTGCTTTGTGGTTGTGAAGGTTCTGGTCTG GATCATCTTGGGCCTGCCGTGTTACATGAACTGGAGAAATTTCCTGTTCATTCTCTAGGACTTCCGTCTCTGCTTTCGGATCCCAGTGCAAAGACCCCAGAGGAAGCTTTGGTGCACATATTTGGTGAAGCACGGAGAGCCACACCATCCATCCTTTACATATCTCACTTTGATCTTTGGTGGGATAAT GCACATGAACAGCTCAGGGCTGTTCTTCTGACTTTATTAGAAGAATTGCCGTCTGACTTACCGATTCTATTACTTGGAAGCTCTTCATCTCCACCCGCCGAGATTGATGGCGCATCATCGGTATTTCCTGATCATTCAGT CTATCAAGTGGGCAAACCATCAACCGGAGACAGATCTTTGTTCTTTGACCGTTTAATTGAAGCTGCCTTATCAGTTGTCCTGGAGGACGTGGCCAAGAAATCCCAAGGATCTTCCCCTCTTCCTGAACTTCCTAAGGCACAAAAAGTGGCAAGTGGCCCAAAGGCATCAGAGTTGAAAGCCAAGATAGAAGCTGAGCAGCATGCTCTACGCCGAATGCGTATGTGCCTCAGAGATATTTGCAACAG GGTACTTTATGACAAACGATTTAGTGCCTTCCATTATCCTGTCACCGATGAGGATGCTCCAAACTACCGCTCTATAATACAGAACCCTATGGACATGGCTACTATGCTGCAGCGTGTTGACTCTGGTCAATATATCACCTGCTCAGCATTCCTGCAAGACATTGATCTCATCGTGACCAATGCAAAG GTTTACAATGGAGATGATTATAATGGTGCTAGGATTGTCAGTAGAAGTTATGAGCTTCGGGATGCA GTGCATGGAATGTTGTCACAGATGGACCCTGCACTCGTCACATACTGTGACAAGATTGCTGCCCAAGGGGGTCCAGTGCAAGTACCAGATGATTTAGGGGGATCTATTTTTCCATCAACCCCAGTTGTGCAGCTGGGAACAACTAGAACAAGTGCCCGGTTACGTAATGTCCAGCCTGATGTTAATCTGGATCAAAGCTACGAGGCCTTGAAAAGGCAGAAGAAAAATGCTGATGCTACTCATGCTG CTTCAACAGCAGAAGATAAATCACGACATCAGGATTCTGTACAGGCAAAGCTGCCAGAGGAACATGATGCGGACGATATGAATCCTGACAGACCTGAGTCCTCTTCGGCTGATGACATTCAACATGAAACTTCAGGAGGAGAAGCTTCTGGTCATATCGAAGGGAGCGGGTCCCAAGATGCTACAATGTCCGATGCCGAAGCATCAAGCCACGGAGAGTACATCAAGCGGCTTCTCGTCGAGCGCACTGAAAATTATGACATCCCACAGCTTGAAAGGCTCTACACTCGTATTATGAAAGGCATCTTCGAAACCAAGGACAAAGGCTACGAAGATGGCCCCAGATACTCAATTTTGAGGTTTTTGGTGAAATTTGCAGAGGACGCTGCAAATTTCTGA
- the LOC7491763 gene encoding ATPase family AAA domain-containing protein At1g05910 isoform X2 gives MYSKRSGQGDGPGPRPVRTSDRLRRRPKVFSRTYLYYTPGIIRPRKGKTKTRTAASRIAKMLGNRAVRAANANSVPTNLRRSTRKRRLSAHLEDYTDSSGSEDEDLMRPAFRPLRNRIHNSASQDELSSSKRKKNVETKSTPRREGLRPRRSRTIIKKPLTLESGDEQDTSEEKAVQDETENGNDIDDNDADDGQNDDEAEDEGDGEGAGEGEGEGEDEGEEDDDDDDDDEGEEEEEEQDGRRRYDLRNRAEVRRLSMEEGKQRPRSPRRVLHQGMGTKVNRDVRKGGSRVHKRHRLSRAEDSDDSLLVDELDQGPAIPWARGGSRSGPPWLLGGLEMHGTTTWGLNVAASGWGHQGDALASLTSGVQTAGPSSKGGADIQPLQVDETVSFDDIGGLSGYIDALKEMVFFPLLYPDFFASYHITPPRGVLLCGPPGTGKTLIARALACAASKAGQKVSFYMRKGADVLSKWVGEAERQLKLLFEEAQRNQPSIIFFDEIDGLAPVRSSKQEQIHNSIVSTLLALMDGLDSRGQVVLIGATNRVDAIDGALRRPGRFDREFNFPLPGCEARAEILDIHTRKWKHPPSKELKSELAANCVGYCGADLKALCTEAAIRAFREKYPQVYTSDDKFVIDVDSVKVEKYHFVEAMSTITPAAHRGAVVHSRPLSLVVAPCLQSHLQKAMNCLSDIFSPLAVSSEFIKLSMLSYGSAIPLVYRPRLLLCGCEGSGLDHLGPAVLHELEKFPVHSLGLPSLLSDPSAKTPEEALVHIFGEARRATPSILYISHFDLWWDNAHEQLRAVLLTLLEELPSDLPILLLGSSSSPPAEIDGASSVFPDHSVYQVGKPSTGDRSLFFDRLIEAALSVVLEDVAKKSQGSSPLPELPKAQKVASGPKASELKAKIEAEQHALRRMRMCLRDICNRVLYDKRFSAFHYPVTDEDAPNYRSIIQNPMDMATMLQRVDSGQYITCSAFLQDIDLIVTNAKVYNGDDYNGARIVSRSYELRDAVHGMLSQMDPALVTYCDKIAAQGGPVQVPDDLGGSIFPSTPVVQLGTTRTSARLRNVQPDVNLDQSYEALKRQKKNADATHAVY, from the exons ATGTATTCAAAACGTTCTGGTCAAGGAGATGGCCCAGGTCCAAGGCCTGTACGGACTAGCGATAGGCTTAGGAGAAGGCCGAAAGTGTTTAGCCGGACGTACTTGTATTATACTCCAGGCATTATTCGGCCCAGGAAAGGCAAAACCAAGACGAGGACTGCAGCTTCTCGGATTGCCAAGATGTTGGGTAACCGGGCAGTGCGGGCTGCAAATGCTAAT TCAGTTCCAACCAATCTTCGACGCTCGACAAGAAAGAGGAGGCTTTCTGCTCATCTTGAAGATTACACAGATAGTTCTGGATCAGAGGATGAAGACTTGATG AGACCTGCATTTCGACCATTGAGGAACCGGATTCATAATAGTGCGAGTCAAGATGAGTTATCATCTTCCAAGCGTAAAAAAAATGTGGAGACAAAATCAACGCCTCGACGCGAAGGACTGCGACCCCGTCGTTCTAGAACAATCATAAAAAAGCCACTGACTCTAGAGTCTGGAGATGAGCAAGATACTTCTGAGGAGAAGGCTGTCCAAGATGAGACTGAAAATGGGAACGatattgatgataatgatgCAGATGATGGTCAGAATGATGACGAGGCTGAGGATGAGGGAGATGGGGAGGGTGCAGGTGAGGGTGAGGGTGAGGGTGAGGATGAAGGAGAAGaggacgacgacgacgacgatgaCGATGAAGgtgaagaggaggaagaagagcaGGATGGAAGGAGGAGATATGATCTCCGAAACCGTGCGGAAGTCCGTAGGCTTTCTATGGAGGAAGGTAAGCAAAGACCACGATCTCCTCGAAGGGTATTGCATCAAGGAATGGGGACGAAGGTCAATAGGGATGTAAGGAAAGGGGGATCAAGGGTTCACAAGCGTCATCGTCTATCAAGAGCAGAGGATTCTGATGATTCCCTTCTTGTGGATGAGTTGGACCAAGGTCCTGCTATTCCTTGGGCTCGAGGTGGGAGCAGATCCGGACCACCTTGGCTCCTTGGAGGACTAGAGATGCATGGGACAACAACTTGGGGATTGAATGTTGCTGCATCTGGTTGGGGCCATCAAGGTGATGCTTTAGCGAGCTTGACATCTGGTGTGCAAACTGCTGGCCCTAGCTCAAAAGGAGGGGCAGATATTCAACCTTTACAGGTCGACGAGACTGTAAGTTTTGATGACATAGGCGGGCTTTCAGGATATATCGATGCTCTGAAGGAGATGGTTTTCTTTCCCTTGTTATATCCAGATTTCTTTGCCAGCTATCATATTACCCCGCCAAGAGGGGTTTTGTTATGTGGTCCTCCTGGTACTGGGAAAACATTAATTGCCAGGGCATTAGCATGTGCTGCTTCAAAAGCTGGCCAGAAGGTTAGTTTTTACATGCGCAAGGGTGCTGATGTGCTCAGCAAATGGGTCGGTGAGGCTGAAAGGCAATTGAAACTTCTTTTTGAGGAGGCACAAAGGAACCAGCCTTCCATTATCTTCTTTGATGAAATAGATGGACTTGCTCCTGTTAGATCTAGCAAACAAGAGCAGATTCACAATTCTATTGTGTCTACTTTGCTCGCCTTGATGGATGGCCTGGATTCTCGCGGACAAGTTGTTTTGATTGGAGCAACCAACAGAGTTGATGCCATCGATGGAGCCTTGCGTCGCCCTGGTCGGTTTGATCGAGAATTTAACTTCCCTTTGCCTGGTTGTGAGGCCCGTGCTGAAATATTAGACATTCACACCCGCAAGTGGAAGCATCCTCCTTCAAAGGAGCTGAAGTCAGAACTTGCAGCTAATTGTGTTGGCTATTGTGGTGCAGATTTAAAGGCACTATGCACTGAAGCTGCCATCCGTGCTTTCCGTGAAAAATACCCTCAAGTTTACACAAGTGATGATAAGTTTGTGATAGATGTTGATTCTGTAAAGGTTGAGAAGTATCATTTTGTCGAAGCCATGTCCACAATTACCCCTGCAGCTCATAGAGGTGCTGTTGTGCACTCCAGGCCATTGTCTTTAGTAGTTGCACCGTGTCTGCAAAGTCATCTCCAGAAAGCCATGAATTGCCTATCCGATATATTTTCACCCCTTGCAGTGTCATCAGAGTTTATTAAGCTTTCTATGCTTTCCTATGGATCTGCAATTCCTCTTGTGTATAGGCCACGGCTTTTGCTTTGTGGTTGTGAAGGTTCTGGTCTG GATCATCTTGGGCCTGCCGTGTTACATGAACTGGAGAAATTTCCTGTTCATTCTCTAGGACTTCCGTCTCTGCTTTCGGATCCCAGTGCAAAGACCCCAGAGGAAGCTTTGGTGCACATATTTGGTGAAGCACGGAGAGCCACACCATCCATCCTTTACATATCTCACTTTGATCTTTGGTGGGATAAT GCACATGAACAGCTCAGGGCTGTTCTTCTGACTTTATTAGAAGAATTGCCGTCTGACTTACCGATTCTATTACTTGGAAGCTCTTCATCTCCACCCGCCGAGATTGATGGCGCATCATCGGTATTTCCTGATCATTCAGT CTATCAAGTGGGCAAACCATCAACCGGAGACAGATCTTTGTTCTTTGACCGTTTAATTGAAGCTGCCTTATCAGTTGTCCTGGAGGACGTGGCCAAGAAATCCCAAGGATCTTCCCCTCTTCCTGAACTTCCTAAGGCACAAAAAGTGGCAAGTGGCCCAAAGGCATCAGAGTTGAAAGCCAAGATAGAAGCTGAGCAGCATGCTCTACGCCGAATGCGTATGTGCCTCAGAGATATTTGCAACAG GGTACTTTATGACAAACGATTTAGTGCCTTCCATTATCCTGTCACCGATGAGGATGCTCCAAACTACCGCTCTATAATACAGAACCCTATGGACATGGCTACTATGCTGCAGCGTGTTGACTCTGGTCAATATATCACCTGCTCAGCATTCCTGCAAGACATTGATCTCATCGTGACCAATGCAAAG GTTTACAATGGAGATGATTATAATGGTGCTAGGATTGTCAGTAGAAGTTATGAGCTTCGGGATGCA GTGCATGGAATGTTGTCACAGATGGACCCTGCACTCGTCACATACTGTGACAAGATTGCTGCCCAAGGGGGTCCAGTGCAAGTACCAGATGATTTAGGGGGATCTATTTTTCCATCAACCCCAGTTGTGCAGCTGGGAACAACTAGAACAAGTGCCCGGTTACGTAATGTCCAGCCTGATGTTAATCTGGATCAAAGCTACGAGGCCTTGAAAAGGCAGAAGAAAAATGCTGATGCTACTCATGCTG TATACTGA